The DNA segment TATTCACTGTGTGGAATGGGATGTATTTGTATAATCAAAAACAAGCCTGTGACCGTGAGTCCGAATCCTGGTTTTCAGTTAAAGCTGGACAGAGGGGATCAGCAGTCTCTGCAGCAGGTTGTGCAGTATGGACTCGTGCTCTGCGAGAGCCTGTTTGACCCTTATCAGACGTGGAGGAGACGCCTggcagggtgagtgtgtgtgggtgtgcatcgCCTGAGCGAGCGCGTAGGAGGTGGTATTCAGCCAGACAAAGGCTGACAAACGCTCGCACACATGCGTTTCACATCTTGCACACCCTTTTGTGATTTGTAATACCCTGTCTCTTTGCCTCGGCGGCTTTGAGTTAGGATTTTGTAACACCAGCGGTCGCTAACTGACTGGGCGGGATGCGAATGGGATAGTGACTGGAGGGTTTTGTCTCGTAGGGAGGAGGTGAGCTTGCTGGAGAGGAACAAGTATAAGTTCTCCCCGCTGGGCCTGCCGGAGGAGCTACCAGCTCTCTTCCATGGTGAGCCACTCCTGTTCAACTGCTGTACCTCTATGATCTCTGTTAAATCTCACATTCCAATCAAAATGTTCCTGCCAAGACCCAACAGCTCAGATTTGTCGATTTTGGTTGAAAAGAAATCCCCAAACAAAAACCTGTGGGACCTTTCTCCACACCCCCACCAATCAGCATGCTACGTATGCAAAAATGTTACTGATTATCCAGATCTAATTGTCTTTAAGCCTATAAACCCATTTGTTCTGTGATTGGTAATCTGCAAGGCCTGCAGGAAATCTCTGGCAACCCAGTTTCAATGTCCAGTGTTAAGGAAGATTAGACACAATggacactttaaaaacaaacaagctcaAAATGGTGTTTCTGTGTGATGCAAGGTTCCCATTGGAATTTGCATTGACTCTGTTTTTAAGCTCTGTTTGTGCATTATCACATATTTGTGTAACATTATTGTGTGGCTTGTTTTCCACAGAATGTCTCCAGGAAAGCCAGAAGATCCCAGAGCTCCTCACACTGAGGCTGGTTCATCTCCAGGGAGCCGTGATCAGTGGAGGAAAGGTCTTCACCCcccgctctcctcttcctcactgatTGTTCTGTGACCACTCCACTGAGAGGTAATATTGACTCAacgtttccttttttttttctattatcaGAAGAATGGCCTTCTCTCCATCACCCCCGACTCGGTTGAGGACCTCTTCTTGGTCCTGCGAGCATGGTGCTGCCAGGTGTCCGCCGAACCCAAGGCCACGAGACTCCCACGGCTGACCTTGCAGTGCTTGACCGCTGTGATACACCTCCTACATTCCAGCAGCCCCGCAGAGCGGCAAGTGGAGATCAAGGCGATACTGGACAGCTACTTTCAGCTCCTGAACTGGAACCGCCCGTTGAGCAGCGAGTGTCAAGCCAGGCAGAGCTGGGAGGACAGCCTCATTTCCCTCCAGAGCCAAATGCTAAGTACGCGAATGTCCGTTGTGCCAAATCAATATATGGGGGAAACCGTCTGATTTCCCCGGTGTCTTAAAAAAACCGAGTCATGCTCCTTGTTTCTAATTTTAGCTGCTGTTCCTGAGATCCTACAGTGCTCTGACAGACCAGTTTTGCAGGCTGTGTTCCTCAACAACAACTGCTTTGAACACATCCTCAGGCTCATTCAGAACAGCAAGGTCAGGCCTCCAGCCTTCAAAACACGTGTCTTTCCTTCTGTGTTTATTAACGTCAAGTCTATTTACCTTTGTAAAATACAATGTGCTTGACCAGCTCGTCAGCTCTCAAAGCTTTTCTCTGTTTGGTCAGTGTGACACATGATCTCGCAGCATCATTTTTGTCTAAATCGTCTGTCTCTTTGTGTCATGTGTCTGTGCGTGCCCGCGCTGAGTAGCTCTTTCAGAGCAACAGGCGTAAGCCAGAACGTGACATTATGTGTGACCTCACGACATGTTTACTCACAGAGGTCGAAGTGGACCAGGTACTTTCCTCATACCAGCTCTTGATATTGAACTGTCAGCAGGAAACTCAGCCCGAGTTACACTCGATTACGTCTCTGAGGCCTTTAAACAGGAAGCTCACAGCAGGAAGTCTCGCTCGCTCGCACTCATTTGTAAACAAAACGGGTAgcatttttaaaagctgtttcaTCTGCTCATTAGGCATGTTTGTCAGTGCTTATTGCTAATAACACCTTAATTTGACCTAAAGAACCAACAGGATAGCTTTCTAAATTCAAAAGTCAAGGATTCACATATAAACTCAGAATCAGAGGCTGAATTCCCTGGTGACAACAATGTATAAGGTGAAGCATGCGACATTTGCATGGTACATGGAGTGTTCTCATTGCACGTCTTTCCTCCTTTACATTATTTTGGCTGTCCTGGTTGTGTGTTTTGAATGATCTGGGTGCCTCattcttttttctatttttttgggtGGTTCGCTTCAGTTTTTGCATGCTGAGGCCTATCAATGATTGACAAAGAGGCAATTGTTTTACGGCCGGTACTTCTGTTCCGACCACTGTGGAGTGGAAACGTGCTGTACTTCCCCTACGCTTTGGAGCACAATTCCCTTTTCAGCCATTTCATTTTGTGAAAATCTCCTCTGTGTCTTTCTGGGCACATGCACTTAAAATGTTTAAGCTTCTAGTGTCACTTATGGTCTTTTGTCTTATTTCCAATATTACAATCAATTCTACAGCACAGGTTTTGTTTGATGTATCACAGGTTTGGGAGAAGGGAGCAGAGAGTATTACAATCCATGCCTTAGGAGTCCTCACAGCTATAATGAGTAACTCGCCTTCCGCTAAGGTAAggattaataaaataaattactttttatgAGGATATTTCGAGTGCTCAGACTGAAGCAACGAGCAAAAAATAGAGCCTGATGTAAAAAGCTGTGTTGGATTTCCATCAAATACATGGAAATGTGCCAACTATCCACTGAGGAGAAAGTTTTTCCATCCTATTTCTGTCTCGTCCCCCCCCAGGAGGTTTTCAAGGAGAGAATTGGTTACTCCCAGCTATTTGATGTGCTGAAAAGTCAAGGTCAACCCACTAAAAGGCTGCTGCAAGAGCTGATGAACATGGTAAAACACCATTTCCTCGTTACCTCCGCTGAGAGCAGAGTAGTCAATTTGCTCCAATTGATGAGCCAGAGCTTCTTATTTAATTGCAGTTGTCAATTAACATATAAATGTGATCtgaatttatttttacattgcgttatttatttattttttgtctgtctgtttccaggcaGTGGAGGGGGAACACGCCCACGTCCACCATCTTGGCATCAGTAACGACcagcctttgctgctgctcctgcagtgGCTTCCTGACCTCTCGGGTCAGAGGGACCTTCAGTTGCTTGTGGCCCAGTGgcttgctgctgtttgtgggGGCTCTTTATCCTGTCGTACAGTGGCTGTGGAAGCAGGCATGGTGGgtgctctgctgcaggtgctTTCAGAGCCCCAGAGTCTGGACAGACAGTGTGCAGATGCCCTGCTGggcctcctgcaggagctgggcTCCCTGAGTCTGAGACCCGAGGAGATGAAGGGCCTGCTCAGACTGCTCAGGGTCGATCAGGAAAATGGTGCCGCAGTAGGGAAGATGCACCCCTACTGCGCACGTATCATCCGAGTGCTCTCGGCAATGGCGGCGAGAGAAGGCAAAGACAGCGCCTTACAGTATTTTGATCTTACACCCCCCATGGCGGGTATAATGGTGCCCACGGTCCAGCGCTGGCCAGGCAGTGGCTTCGCTTTTCATGCGTGGCTCTGCCTCAACACAGAGTTTTCCAACAGCCGTAGACCTTCCGTCGTCTCCAGAACAGGAACTCATCATGACATGGGGAAAGGAGCACGCAGGAAACAGCTCTATAGGTAAAGAAACTCCCAGGtgagatttcaaaataaaatcaccttTTCCTGTGGCTGAAACGTGcccttgtttcttttctttgttattgttatttcaAAAGCTTCTTCACAGCAAGCGGAACTGGAATGGAAGCCTTCTTCACAATGGAGGGAGTGCTGGTGGTGGCCGTTTGCACTAAGAAGGAGTACATGGCTGTGGCACTGCCAGAGTATCCACTAGCTGACTCCTGCTGGGTGAGTGTGGACACACATAGCAaggagttttttttctcttttggctTGTactaaaatgaaagaagaaaTTTGTACCCATTTTTTTCTGTGACCTTCAAGCAGATTGATGCTAGATTTCATTTCAACACATAGGATCTGGTGGGGGTTAGGCTGAGAGTAGTGTTTTTGGGAATGCGTGTGATTTTCAGTATTATTTCCACAGCATTCGGTGGCTATAGTCCACATTCCAGGCCGTCGTCCTTTTGGCCAGAACCTGGTGACAATCTACATCGATGGTGAACAGCGTATGACTGCTCAGCTTCACTTCCCGTCACTAAGTGAGGTAATTGAGTCTGAAATGGAACCTTGTGGATTTGCTCCCTATCAGTCTAATGTCCTCTTTCATCCCTCCCCTGCCTGAACGTGGACCAATGAAGCCTTTTACCTCCTGCTGCATTGGCTCTGCAGGCCACCGGACCACTACCACCACCTCCCCCAACCTGCCCACGACCTCGCACTCCAACCCATCATCGCCTGAGTTTACCTTCCCCATTCACGGCCCGTCTCTCATCCGATCCCAATCTTTCCCTGCCTCCTTCGCTGGAGGCCGCTGGAATTCCATAGGGAACACCTCGGTGCACGTCATCCCGGCAGGGTTGCAGGACTCGGAGTGGGGGACACCCACGTCTCTAGACGGGCTCCTGGGTACCGTCTTCATCTGCCACAAACCTCTGCAGGCGGCACAGGCGAAAGCTCTGCATGCTGCCGGTTGGTCGGGCTCTTCTACTCTCTGAATGCATTTCCTTCTGTTCTCATTCTGAGGAGAGAGCACTTTTATTTCCATACACAACCAATAACATTTGATTTCTTCTCTCAACGCAGGGGCCAATCATGTGTCTTTATTCAAAGCAGATGGCGAGCTATCTGACCTCAACAGCAGACTTCTGCTCTACTACACTCCAGAGGTGTTATCctgagaaaaacacattttacttTTGGCATGCATGATTCTTAATAAATGAGACTTATTGTTCTTCTTTTACTGTACTTCTTCAGGCCTTCAAGAGCCAGATATGTCACGACCTTTCACCTAATCATCAGTATGATGGGAGGCTTACAGGGCACAGAGTAGTGAACTGGGACATCAAGGTTTGATGTCCTGCTCTTTATCTTCTGCTGATCTTGGAGACTTTGTATATTTCTTCAGACGTCACTTCTTAAAGATTCATGTTTGTGCCCTTCCCTGCAGGATGTTGTAAATGTAGTGGGAGGCTTGGGGGTTTTGCTACCGCTGCTTGAGCAGGTATGTGAGGCGGAACCAGTTTGCAATGGCAGTCAAGAGATCTCAGACCTGCTGGGACCAGAACTCACCTCCTCCAGAGGCCCTGCTGCcatgctgctgcctctgaagAAGTCCTCTGGTAAACTTTATTTTACCTTATTTTATATTTACCTTGGTTTATCttatatttattttagatttagCGTAAGATAAtatttttatggttttatttttgttttgtggttttttgggtttcttttgCTTTGAACATGGATTAACATTACTCTTTATTCCATTTGGATGGAAGCACCTGTATATTTTTTTACAGACTTTCTGAAACATCAAGGCTACATTTTCTACAATTTCAGGTGCTAGCTCTCTCACTGACTTCAAGAAATGGAACCATCTGCGTTTGGTTCATAGTGTcaaagtaaacaggaagtgccagCGCTTCAGACAAGAACCAGATACTATGAATACATAGTGCAAACCACAAAGATAGCAGACATCACGGAAGATTGGACCAGTGGCATGAGCCATTTGTGTGCTCTGATTCACAGTTGTTTGCAGAATTGCAATTTTTGCATAAAAACACTGACACAGTCAGAACAGTCATACAGAAATAAGACAAGACAAGAAATTACTCACTGGGATGATGTCAGAAAAACCGCATAATGCAACTTACAAAGCAGCATTGTAAAATACGTGTGAAGGTGGCCGTGGGTGAAAGAggaatttttaattttcctatgtttttttcctgttagAGAGCAGATTGGAAAGAAACAGCATCGCTGCCTTTCTGCTGATGGTGAAAAATCTGATTTGCCAGCACCCTGTCAATCAGGAGAGCTTGCTTCACTGCCACGGGCCGAGCATCGTCGGGGCCCTGCTCAGCAAAGTAAGAGCCTCGCACATTCACCCCACTCGACAAAGTAGAGAGCGATTTTTGAAAGCTTCCGTCAGCAAAAAGTCAACGCTGGACCTCTGCCGCCGCATTGCCACTGCGAAATGCAGGAGTGCTTCATTTTTAGAGCAGCGCAGGGATCGAAATCTACAACTGAAGACACTGCATCGACTTTCAGGAAAATAACGTGCAAATTCAGACGTCATCATTTACATATCATGGAGCAGGTCAGGAAACCGCAGGAAGTTGTGTAGCAGGATTGCGCCAATGGTCGTCAGTTCTAATCTAAGTGTCTCCTCAGGAGTTAAACCACTGCTGAGAAGCAGTTTATTTAAACGAGAAATGATTTTTCATCCCCAATTCGTGCTTGTAGGAAGAGGCATGTGTTGTAATCCAGCGATAATGAAAGCTTCTCTGGGGATCTGTTAAAGATTGCTTTTGTGCAGCCACTGTCTGCCTGACAGGATGTGTTGACATAAGTGCCGTTAAGGTGGAGCATCCTGTAAGGAAACGGTGTCATAATAATCACACAGCTGTATCAAAAACGAGGAAGGcacacgtgtttgtgtgtagggaTAGTGCTATTTACACACTGGAAAATGTAAAACACCTCAGGGCAAAAGCTCATTTGtcttgctttttttgttgttgttgttgttgcaggtCTCTGGCAGCATGATGGACATGAATGTGTTAATGgcctgtcagctgctgctggagcaggttTTCAATGATGGCAACAGTCCACTTCTGCAGCAACTCTACCAGCACCTCCTCTTTGATTTCCGCATCTGGACTAAAAGCCATTTTGCCGTTTGCCTCGGTAAGGCCAGCAAGAGCTTAAGTTGTTGCACTGTTGAAAAGCGCACTGGTAAACCATTTAAAGTGTTCTAGAGCTGTTAGCGCGTATATAGGCTAAAAGCATTCAAGAAGAAAATACATTAATGCTCTGCTCTCAAGCTGCGgtaatgattaaaaatgaatccaCTTCTGTGCTTCGGCGCTCTTGTTTTCAAATGAATGCGCTTCTTAAAAGGTAACCCTTTCATATCGACTTGGCATTTCTAAATGTCAGCCTGAAGGGAGATGACAAAcctgtgctttttttcttttaaagcccATTTGCAGTACCTGTCATCCGTGATTAACAAAGCCAAGCAGCGAATGAAGAGGAAGTATGGTGTCCAGTATGTTCTGGATACCATTCGCACCTACTACAGGTAACTGGGATCTATCATTCATCCTGTTTTGTTGGTCACAATTGTCCTTATCTTTGTAAAGATAGCTTAGGCATACATGTTCTTGTATTTTCACAGTGTGGAGAAAGATGGCAGCCCTCTGTCTGACGAGAAACAGACGATTCAGACGTCTCTCTTCAGCTTACTGAAAGACTTTCTCAAGTCTCCCACACAGGAGGAGCTCCACAGTGTCCTCAGCTACATCCTCACAGTGGGAGAGGAGGGGCAGGTATGTTTTGGCCATTTCTGTAATGCCTTATACTTGTTCCTCCTCTGCGTGCTCTCTCACGATGTCCTGCTGTCTCCATCAGATGGTGAGGGCCTTGGATGTGCTGTACGAGCTGCTGAAAATCAGCCCCCGACTGGAGCAGGTGCAGACAGTACTGTTGGAGTGGGGCGTGGAGCAGCTTTACGGTGTACTGCTCAATCCAAGCTTCGGAGATGAGGTCCGAGAGCGTGTCTTCAGGGTGAGGACCGGGGTTTACTCTTAATCCGATGGTGCGTCTTCCCTGTGTTGCGTTATCAAACTCACAACTTCTTTTCCATTTCTCCAAGGTCTTATATAAAATCCTCAAAAGCGAGCGAGTGTCAGAGTGCAACAAGCAGCGCATTAAGCTAAAGGATTTCGGGTATCTCGGCCCGGTGTGTTTTCTTGAAGATCTTACCGTAACTATGACGACCGTGCGTTGTCTGTATGAGCAGGTTCTCGCTACAGGTAACTTTAAAACAGCAACGTTACTCCATGCTTGATAAACTTGCTAAGatgtttattttaacagaaTATGGTTGATTCGCTACATAGATTTCAGCCCAAACTTCAGAGATCTCCTTGCTGTGGTCAGTCTGTCCCATCGTGCTGACCTCGGTGTTCGCTTGGATATCTGTCGAAAGGTAGGCCTGCCCATCCTTGATGAACTTCTAACTTTAGCTTTTATGTCCTGTCGAGTTTGAAATGTCGCCCCTAACATTTGTTCCCCAGCTCTTTCACCTGATCCACGACAACAAGGACTACGTGAAGCAGATCGCCAAGCAGGCGGGCTGGCAGGACGTGCTCACCAAGCTCTATGTGAAGGAGTCCTACGCTTCCCACGCTGCCAGCATCGTGGACTCCAGCACTCACAGCTCCTTTGACCCAAAATACCGACCTTCACTGCGCAGGGAGAAGTCTCTGATCATAGAGGACGCGGATGTCTTCCAAAACTACCACACTTCGCAGGACAtcgaggatgaagaggaagacgatGGGGGACAGCGGGACATCTCCGAGGGATTCTCCGACTTGTCTCAGTCTCCTCCGAGCGGAGGTCCCCTGAAAACCTTCACGGGCACTCTCAATTTTAAATCGTTCGATTCCGTGGACCAGGGCAGCCTATCATCCTCCATCTCCCAGAGTCTTGATAACACCTCCTTTCGCCCTGATGAGGAGGGCAGGGACTATCACCCCCTTTCCCCTTTCGACTCGTCGCCCTTCGACATGGAGCTGGGGAGCATGATGgacactggcacacacactcctgcagggAGCTTGACAAACACACCGTCTCCACTAGAACAAAGCAAACCCTTCCCACCGCTCAGAGCCAGGAAGAGCTCCAGCCTGTCCAACGTCCTGGACGACAACAGCTATGGGAAAGACCCTTCTGGAGACACAATCTCCAATACATCCAATCCACAGGTACAGCTATTGAATTCTTACTATTTTAGTGTTTTTGCAAGTtgcttttgttgtgtgtgtttagagatttttttaccaaaaaaatgtgttatttttgtgttaCTGTTTTTATAATAGCAGACCCCCGAGGAGGAGCTCTACAACACCCTGACTAACATCATCTTCTCCGTGTTGTGGAGCCGCAgcggggtggagggggtggaggatgtggtgtggagagagaggggacaggtCTTTTCTGTTCTCACAAAACTGGGCTCGTCCTGCCAGCTGGTTCGCCCTCCTGATGATATCAAACGCAGGTCAGCGATGAGCCCGGCCTGATTCATGCGGCTTGTGTGATGTTCAAAACAAATAGTCACTTTCAGCTACGCCACTTTCCCCTTTTCTGCCACATTTTACTCATTTGCCGCTCTGCTCGCCAGCCTGTTGGAGATGATGTTGGATTCCTCTCTGTCGGACCTGAGGGTGGCTCAGGGAGTGGCCCTTCCTTTCTGCCCCAGTCTGGTTCGGcttctcaggctgctgcaggacttcctgtttgcggAGGGCACCGACAACCACTCGCTGTGGAGCGAAAAGGTAtcacataaaaacacaactaAGGTGCAGAAATGGTCAGCCTGCACTGACAAAGAGTTGGtcgtaaaaaaacaaaccttctcCCTATGTAACCTGAGAACACCTTTCATTACTAAGACAGAAGCAGGTGCGTTACTGCTGTCTATCACTACATACCAGTCCAAGGCAGGCcacacatttattttctataAATACACACAAGTTGAATTTACACGACTGTACAGTTACTCATGCTGTGTCCTTAGtcttgttttcatctttaaaagATGTCTAACTGagctggtaacactggtaaaaTGCTGTTATCAGTTCATGTTGCGCCTATGCAGTTTGTAATCTAACAGTTTAAGGGGTCATATGAAGAAAATGCTGAATTCCCCCACTAATCAGATGGAACGCCCTGACTGCATTTTGCACGTGCATGCTCTGGCAGAACAACTCTATCTCATCTCTGCAGTCATCAAACTGTCTCTGGTCGCACTTGTTGTGCATGTTTGATATATTCGGCCATGTCAGCGCTCTGACATCCAGTTGAACTCGGTCCCATGGTCATCCGTGACCTCTCCTGTGATTTATTTAGTGAGCAGAAAGCCAACCTGCTCCACTACTAACAATAATTACAACTAATAATAACTTCACACAGAAAGTGtagtataaatgtgtataaattGTACCATTAATGATATTGTGATGGCCTCTAGTCCAGATATTTAACTCCCGCTTGGACTGAAGGGTGTGGTTTCTGTATATGTGGAAGGTGAAATTTTAATACCATCTGCGTCTCCCTTTTAAATGCATGTTACGGTAGATTTGAAGCACTGAATGGCTCTGGTCGTCATGGATGCTGTAGGCGTGGGAACTGGTTTGGCCtttttgtgctgctgcttttgtttattGCCGTTGTTCTTTTGCAGATCTTTGAAGGTGTGATGAACCTGCTGGATAAGTTGAAAGCCTGGCACAGCACCCCAGGCAGCCCCGGGAATGCCGAACTCAAGGAGATGGCCCAGATCGGCCTCCGCATCATCACCGGATACATCAAACAGCAGCGCTCACCGGTTTGCTTCACCAACTTATCCTCCAAGCATTAGAAATAAATATTGCTAACTGCCTGTGATATCTTTGTGGTCAAACTGTCTACAAAATCAATCACAAGGAGGATGTGATATTTGTTTAAGCTGATAAGGAAATTTTAAAACCAGGCCTTGTATGGGCCGTTCCTCCTAAACGGCCCAGCAGCATTTTCCTCCGAGGGAGTGTTGTGTATGAAAGGGTGTCTTTTGTTGGTGTTATGGCTGCTGATCTGACTGTGGGTAGCGGAACAACCCGAGCAGTCATAAATGGTATGACCCACAGGCCTCAGCTCAGGCCGTGCACATCTTCAAAGTagtgaacacccccccccaaagctATTTGCTTTTCAGTGAGTTTATGTTTATTGCATTGTGACAATCAACTGTAAGAAATTAAACACACCCTCCACCAACATTGATGGAATATAAAGATTAAAAGCAGAAATGCTGGAAGAgctgattaaaatgaaaatagggGGTTAAAATTTCAAACGATTACTTGGTTGCATCTGTACTTTGCATTTAATTTGCCTACAGTAAATCTGAGTTGCTCATAAAATGGGACTATAAGGAAACCTCAAAATATGCTGTTACCTCAACGGCAGACTTTAATATTAGAGCAAGAGAACTTTGTTGAATTGTCATTAATGTTATGATCACTCATTTTTcttactactaataataagtTCTTACTGGATTCAAGCAACAGGAAACACGTTTCTCTGTTTTGTGACCTGCTCGTTGTAGCGCAGGAAGTGATGTGACCTTTGCACCTCCTCAGGTGTCCGAGATGGCCTACCTGAAGCTCCACAGCCTTCTCCAGACTGTGCTGTGTTTGAGCTGGGAGGAGGTGTGCTTCCTGCTGGGGCAGTTGGGCGCCCACCTGTGGCCTGGAGGGGTAATGATCGACGTGGAGGGCGAACGCTCAGAGACTTTCCCCCACCTGGTGCCTATCGTACGGACGCT comes from the Takifugu rubripes chromosome 7, fTakRub1.2, whole genome shotgun sequence genome and includes:
- the nbeal2 gene encoding neurobeachin-like protein 2 isoform X2, whose amino-acid sequence is MSNPKGGGMASKERLYELWMLYYTKKDVSYLQQWLEAFVASFERLIDVQSLEPRKLEDCSADVPLLPREVLVLLSTKLWDSAVHLSVGEHSGSTPHPLLLIKFFIIVCRNMENIDTDKTPGFVFETIKLLSFCLDQLKLDRGDQQSLQQVVQYGLVLCESLFDPYQTWRRRLAGEEVSLLERNKYKFSPLGLPEELPALFHECLQESQKIPELLTLRLVHLQGAVISGGKKNGLLSITPDSVEDLFLVLRAWCCQVSAEPKATRLPRLTLQCLTAVIHLLHSSSPAERQVEIKAILDSYFQLLNWNRPLSSECQARQSWEDSLISLQSQMLTAVPEILQCSDRPVLQAVFLNNNCFEHILRLIQNSKLFQSNRRKPERDIMCDLTTCLLTEVEVDQVWEKGAESITIHALGVLTAIMSNSPSAKEVFKERIGYSQLFDVLKSQGQPTKRLLQELMNMAVEGEHAHVHHLGISNDQPLLLLLQWLPDLSGQRDLQLLVAQWLAAVCGGSLSCRTVAVEAGMVGALLQVLSEPQSLDRQCADALLGLLQELGSLSLRPEEMKGLLRLLRVDQENGAAVGKMHPYCARIIRVLSAMAAREGKDSALQYFDLTPPMAGIMVPTVQRWPGSGFAFHAWLCLNTEFSNSRRPSVVSRTGTHHDMGKGARRKQLYSFFTASGTGMEAFFTMEGVLVVAVCTKKEYMAVALPEYPLADSCWHSVAIVHIPGRRPFGQNLVTIYIDGEQRMTAQLHFPSLSEPFTSCCIGSAGHRTTTTTSPNLPTTSHSNPSSPEFTFPIHGPSLIRSQSFPASFAGGRWNSIGNTSVHVIPAGLQDSEWGTPTSLDGLLGTVFICHKPLQAAQAKALHAAGANHVSLFKADGELSDLNSRLLLYYTPEAFKSQICHDLSPNHQYDGRLTGHRVVNWDIKDVVNVVGGLGVLLPLLEQVCEAEPVCNGSQEISDLLGPELTSSRGPAAMLLPLKKSSESRLERNSIAAFLLMVKNLICQHPVNQESLLHCHGPSIVGALLSKVSGSMMDMNVLMACQLLLEQVFNDGNSPLLQQLYQHLLFDFRIWTKSHFAVCLAHLQYLSSVINKAKQRMKRKYGVQYVLDTIRTYYSVEKDGSPLSDEKQTIQTSLFSLLKDFLKSPTQEELHSVLSYILTVGEEGQMVRALDVLYELLKISPRLEQVQTVLLEWGVEQLYGVLLNPSFGDEVRERVFRVLYKILKSERVSECNKQRIKLKDFGYLGPVCFLEDLTVTMTTVRCLYEQVLATDFSPNFRDLLAVVSLSHRADLGVRLDICRKLFHLIHDNKDYVKQIAKQAGWQDVLTKLYVKESYASHAASIVDSSTHSSFDPKYRPSLRREKSLIIEDADVFQNYHTSQDIEDEEEDDGGQRDISEGFSDLSQSPPSGGPLKTFTGTLNFKSFDSVDQGSLSSSISQSLDNTSFRPDEEGRDYHPLSPFDSSPFDMELGSMMDTGTHTPAGSLTNTPSPLEQSKPFPPLRARKSSSLSNVLDDNSYGKDPSGDTISNTSNPQTPEEELYNTLTNIIFSVLWSRSGVEGVEDVVWRERGQVFSVLTKLGSSCQLVRPPDDIKRSLLEMMLDSSLSDLRVAQGVALPFCPSLVRLLRLLQDFLFAEGTDNHSLWSEKIFEGVMNLLDKLKAWHSTPGSPGNAELKEMAQIGLRIITGYIKQQRSPVSEMAYLKLHSLLQTVLCLSWEEVCFLLGQLGAHLWPGGVMIDVEGERSETFPHLVPIVRTLLDQHADPITLNKLLPNLPITNGSTTFAQDLKAFCRTVEWQGFYQQEVRPTMEQYELDTFGRCHDIMSNFWNSCFDDLMSTAFRRDKDRSDSKSKFQEVVLDPYLRRVKIENSRYLSWQKQISSQQGVVWRHWKALCRLLTSERGAWANRVQSEVNWKLSSAETYSKMRLKLVPNYNYDPHSDASAQRDNMGADSPRSSEPLPLAVAKEAKVSDMEDDQLGEEDFSFLEDKVEGEEESQKEKLVLSEECELITIVAVVPGRLEVTTHHIYFYDISSDKEETEEGIGYDFKRPLSQLREVHLRRYNLRRSALELFFIDQAHYFINFRKKERNKVYSRILGLRPPNLFYFGSRSPQELLKASGLTQKWVNREISNFEYLMQLNTIAGRTYNDLSQYPVFPWVLCDYASPVLDLDDPAVFRDLSKPIGVVNPRHAQNVREKYESFEDPTGTIDKFHYGTHYSNAAGVMHYMIRMEPFTTLHIQLQSGRFDCADRQFHSVAAAWQARMESPADVKELIPEFFYFPEFLENLNGFDLGRLQISQDHVADVLLPRWAASREDFIRMHMKALESEYVSSHLHEWIDLIFGYKQRGEEAVKALNVFYYCTYEGAVDLDAIANETERKALEGIISNFGQTPCQLLKEPHPSRMSAENAVRRQARLDTVPLNIFEQLTKLRPFVEVVSDGFPLIQAVVPKNQTRSFIIQGSDILVTVSSNGLIGTHSWLPYDKNIANYFMFTKDPTMSNPKMQRFLNGPFSTGVEMSARVLVVSNDGRLLFSGGHWDCSLRVTQLGKGKLVGRICRHIDVVTCLALDLCGIYLISGSRDTSCIVWKVLQQGGFSSGLSPRPVQVLCGHDQEVTCVAISTELDMAVSGSKDGTVIVHTIRRGQFLRSLRPPGKSSVPAQISELQVGMEGHIVVQTSLEGCSRRKGQYSVHVYSVNGHLLSSFTTEEQVTALHLVSEHVILGTAQGSLHIRDLYSLDAPVAPLALKVPVRSVSVTKECSHILVGLEDGKLIVVGAGKPEEVRSGQFSRRLWGSTRRISQVSSGETEYNPTENADK